The Ciona intestinalis chromosome 11, KH, whole genome shotgun sequence genome has a segment encoding these proteins:
- the LOC100178231 gene encoding kinesin heavy chain isoform X2, which produces MRRLVTASRPKIKKQTSRNETKDLKSKDPPPVTEPTPQSSTSPVVSEDTPSPPAPEENTHPTEEIVLPKVEDVPPVEVIAQPVATVVDRSSFQVYVRVKPLDEQDLAGNPSSRLRSITVSGNERIILSTRPSAKKENHGSKICFDFDHVLPESATQKDAYDVTTHSLVEQVLLGYHACLITYGSASTGKSHSLFGKASSGKYKGLIIRAAETLLHSIEKETVENIKCKLTMSFIQVYNEKFYDILDPSATDNIRFHEFADASPLEGVTEMPVQTVDDVTKQLRRNPNRVRDAGRSHTVFTLHYKKEETDFEKNTIQVTDGRLEFADLVGVNRSTKHSTHDVSGNSANAKANKSLQVFGNVVLTLAESSPQSTPYKDSKLTRLLREALGGNCITRLLVAASPCPNLTHETFCCLQFAQRAMTVVNHPEAHISFKEIPIQMPEVPGIDTGENTDSVQIESNTSTSLPPINLKSGFATPDLPDAAKEKKRPSKDDREKDSSKKKKKGKGKASIEVPMTEGENSGSPPLYWQINKDGTNIVSGGKVLTLPHIDTPDVARKDTTSLSDLATLEAVTKSRQKNIGKRQQTNEITDTSKISTEHGSSRSPTPPKEAFSKVIDGRQRNSVPVALRKDERKEAFGLPPNSRSPHLLNGRSNSQMKLSRPSSSSSTSESSGCCSKCIEREDKIKNDYDRMILFSKKDRDAKQAKITQLEQLLVKIQNETAPLSEFQALRENKVKDRQRIEKLLGEQARLEALLEGCKSKMSQMVSLTEVANLQELRRKESNVMEVQKKKIEELSKNLQEQTKGATLMLAKKTEQISQLQADLKKLKSETKTKELEAKSAFSDCQSNLNKSNLEREKVTVKYENAARETSIKLKSALKEVETLKNELNKNKLVEKQQLTGSTQATAAVVLATSKSDTELMKGNVKKSFAEVGINTEDYRDRLSGLAYYVHCLKCAATRAMESGELGDAPDVRDAELSILLTQDAKNREVLIQLKRERNLLRDVMKIMYCRQWFTEEGKPHVKRTLRRVGIDTRELKILQALPV; this is translated from the exons ATGCGTCGTTTGGTTACTGCAAGCAGACCcaagattaaaaaacaaaccagcAG AAATGAAACAAAAGATTTGAAATCAAAGGATCCACCACCAGTTACTGAACCGACTCCACAATCTTCAACATCTCCTGTCGTCTCGGAGGACACCCCAAGTCCCCCAGCACCGGAAGAAAACACTCACCCAACTGAAGAAATCGTTCTTCCTAAAGTTGAAGATGTACCACCAGTTGAAGTGATTGCCCAACCAGTAGCTACTGTTGTTGATCGTTCTTCTTTCCAAGTATATGTCCGAGTTAAACCGTTAGACGAGCAGGATTTGG CTGGAAATCCATCCAGCCGACTAAGAAGCATAACCGTCAGTGGAAATGAGAGAATTATACTTTCAACGCGACCCAgtgcaaaaaaagaaaat CACGGTAGCAAAATATGTTTCGACTTTGACCACGTGCTGCCAGAATCAGCGACGCAGAAAGatgcttatgacgtcacaacccaCTCGCTTGTGGAGCAAGTACTTCTA GGCTATCATGCATGTCTTATTACATACGGATCGGCAAGCACGGGCAAAAGTCATTCCTTATTCGGCAAAGCAAGCAGTGGGAAATATAAAGGATTGATAATACGTGCTGCTGAAACATTGTTGCATT CTATCGAGAAGGAAACCGTAGAAAACATCAAATGCAAGTTGACAATGTCTTTCATCCAAGTTTACAACGAAAAGTTCTACGATATTTTG GACCCTTCTGCTACGGACAACATACGGTTTCACGAGTTTGCCGATGCGTCACCGCTTGAGGGGGTGACAGAGATGCCAGTTCAGACGGTAGATGACGTAACGAAGCAACTGCGACGAAATCCGAACCGAG TGCGAGATGCTGGCCGCAGTCACACAGTCTTCACTCTTCATTACAAAAAGGAAGAAACAGACTTTGAAAAGAACACCATCCAGGTGACCGATGGAAGACTGGAGTTCGCCGATTTGGTCGGAGTTAACCGG TCGACAAAGCACTCAACACATGACGTTAGCGGGAATAGCGCAAACGCAAAGGCGAACAAATCACTACAAGTTTTCGGAAACGTCGTTTTAACTTTGGCCGAATCTTCGCCACAATCAACGCCATACAA GGATTCAAAGCTGACTCGTTTACTGCGTGAAGCTTTGGGTGGAAACTGCATTACTCGTCTACTGGTTGCTGCTTCACCTTGTCCCAACTTAACTCATGAAACTTTCTGCTGTTTGCAATTCGCTCAGCGGGCTATGACAGTGGTTAACCATCCAGAAGCACATATTTCGTTCAAAGAAATTCCAATACAGATG CCTGAAGTTCCTGGTATTGACACTGGGGAAAATACTGACTCCGTCCAGATTGAATCCAACACTTCAACATCGCTTCCTCCAATCAACTTGAAATCAGGATTCGCAACTCCAGATCTTCCGGATGCGgcaaaagagaaaaaaagacCATCTAAAGATGATCGGGAGAAAGATAGCtctaaaaagaagaaaaagggGAAAGGGAAGGCTTCCATTGAAGTCCCGATGACCGAAGGTGAAAATTCAGGTTCACCACCTTTGTACTGGCAAATTAACAAAGATGGAACTAACATTGTGTCCGGAGGTAAAGTACTCACTCTTCCCCATATAGACACACCGGATGTTGCTCGTAAAGATACAACTTCATTATCTGATCTCGCAACTCTTGAGGCTGTGACTAAATCTcgacaaaaaaacattggCAAGCGGCAACAAACCAACGAAATTACTGATACTTCCAAAATTTCAACAGAACATGGTAGCTCTAGATCCCCTACCCCACCGAAGGAAGCCTTTTCTAAAGTAATTGATGGAAGGCAGAGAAATTCTGTTCCTGTTGCTCTTAGAAAAGATGAAAGAAAGGAAGCGTTTGGTCTTCCTCCAAACTCCAGGAGTCCGCACCTTTTAAACGGAAGAAGCAACTCCCAGATGAAGTTGAGTCGTCCTTCATCATCATCTTCCACATCAGAGTCTTCAGGATGTTGCTCCAAGTGTATCGAGCGAGAAGACAAGATAAAGAACGATTATGATCGGATGATTCTGTTTTCTAAGAAAGATAGG gatgCAAAACAAGCAAAGATTACACAACTTGAACAACTATTGGTTAAGATTCAAAATGAAACTGCACCATTATCAGAATTCCAAGCATTACgtgaaaataaagtaaaagatCGCCAGCGAATT GAGAAACTACTGGGTGAGCAGGCACGACTTGAGGCTTTGTTGGAAGgttgtaaaagtaaaatgtcgCAGATGGTTAGTTTGACTGAGGTTGCTAACCTACAAGAATTAAGACGTAAAGAAAGTAATGTTATG GAAGTGCAAAAGAAAAAGATTGAAGAACTAAGTAAGAATTTACAAGAACAAACCAAGGGGGCCACTTTAATGTTAGCCAAGAAAACTGAACAAATTTCGCAACTACAAGCGGatttgaaaaagttaaaaagtgaaaCTAAGACAAAG GAACTTGAAGCAAAATCTGCATTCAGTGACTGCCAgagtaatttaaacaaatcgAACTTGGAGCGAGAAAAAGTGACGGTTAAATATGAGAATGCTGCAAGAGAAACAAGCATTAAGTTAAAGTCTGCACTAAAGGAAGTGGAAACgttaaaaaatgaacttaATAAGAATAAGTTGGTTGAAAAACAACAA CTTACTGGATCGACACAGGCTACTGCTGCAGTTGTGCTCGCCACATCTAAGTCAGATACAGAGTTAATGAAAGggaatgtaaaaaaatcgtttgCTGAAGTTGGTATCAACACAGAAGATTATAGAGACCGATTAAGTG GTCTTGCATAttatgttcattgtttaaaatgtgcgGCAACTCGTGCTATGGAGTCTGGGGAGTTGGGGGATGCCCCTGATGTGAGAGATGCTGAGCTAAGTATCCTTTTAACGCAGGATGCGAAAAATCGAGAAGTTCTTATACAGTT GAAAAGGGAAAGAAATCTTTTGCGAGACGTCATGAAAATAATGTACTGCCGACAATGGTTCACAGAAGAGGGAAAACCCCATGTAAAACGGACATTGCGGCGAGTAGGAATTGACACAagagaattaaaaatattacaagcccttcctgtttaa
- the LOC100178231 gene encoding kinesin heavy chain isoform X1: MEMSKDFIQEIPRTPLTRGACNYFPDGVKSKRYPYKFGLESDTPPYLLRDSSPRTSAPLHLLTRHPPTAQPRSRRRDLYSGSEEHFLGCRDRNRNLPSTAGAIVINQEPLGPIALTRNIHGLEMYSSSALIKAERYQFNKPSIYSNVGNETKDLKSKDPPPVTEPTPQSSTSPVVSEDTPSPPAPEENTHPTEEIVLPKVEDVPPVEVIAQPVATVVDRSSFQVYVRVKPLDEQDLAGNPSSRLRSITVSGNERIILSTRPSAKKENHGSKICFDFDHVLPESATQKDAYDVTTHSLVEQVLLGYHACLITYGSASTGKSHSLFGKASSGKYKGLIIRAAETLLHSIEKETVENIKCKLTMSFIQVYNEKFYDILDPSATDNIRFHEFADASPLEGVTEMPVQTVDDVTKQLRRNPNRVRDAGRSHTVFTLHYKKEETDFEKNTIQVTDGRLEFADLVGVNRSTKHSTHDVSGNSANAKANKSLQVFGNVVLTLAESSPQSTPYKDSKLTRLLREALGGNCITRLLVAASPCPNLTHETFCCLQFAQRAMTVVNHPEAHISFKEIPIQMPEVPGIDTGENTDSVQIESNTSTSLPPINLKSGFATPDLPDAAKEKKRPSKDDREKDSSKKKKKGKGKASIEVPMTEGENSGSPPLYWQINKDGTNIVSGGKVLTLPHIDTPDVARKDTTSLSDLATLEAVTKSRQKNIGKRQQTNEITDTSKISTEHGSSRSPTPPKEAFSKVIDGRQRNSVPVALRKDERKEAFGLPPNSRSPHLLNGRSNSQMKLSRPSSSSSTSESSGCCSKCIEREDKIKNDYDRMILFSKKDRDAKQAKITQLEQLLVKIQNETAPLSEFQALRENKVKDRQRIEKLLGEQARLEALLEGCKSKMSQMVSLTEVANLQELRRKESNVMEVQKKKIEELSKNLQEQTKGATLMLAKKTEQISQLQADLKKLKSETKTKELEAKSAFSDCQSNLNKSNLEREKVTVKYENAARETSIKLKSALKEVETLKNELNKNKLVEKQQLTGSTQATAAVVLATSKSDTELMKGNVKKSFAEVGINTEDYRDRLSGLAYYVHCLKCAATRAMESGELGDAPDVRDAELSILLTQDAKNREVLIQLKRERNLLRDVMKIMYCRQWFTEEGKPHVKRTLRRVGIDTRELKILQALPV, translated from the exons ATGGAAATGTCGAAAGATTTTATTCAAGAAATACCGCGTACGCCGCTCACGCGAGGTGCATGTAACTATTTTCCGGATGGCGTAAAATCGAAGAGGTACCCTTACAAATTTGGACTTGAAAGTGATACCCCTCCATATTTGCTCCGAGATTCAAGTCCAAGAACTTCCGCTCCGCTACACCTTCTAACACGACATCCTCCGACCGCTCAGCCTCGCTCCAGACGCAGGGATCTGTACTCCGGAAGCGAGGAACACTTCCTAGGATGTCGAGACCGGAACAGAAATCTTCCTTCTACGGCTGGGGCAATTGTTATCAACCAAGAACCACTCGGACCAATTGCATTAACTCGTAACATACACGGCTTGGAAATGTATTCCAGTAGCGCGTTAATAAAAGCGGAGCGGTATCAATTCAACAAGCCCAGcatatatagtaatgtggg AAATGAAACAAAAGATTTGAAATCAAAGGATCCACCACCAGTTACTGAACCGACTCCACAATCTTCAACATCTCCTGTCGTCTCGGAGGACACCCCAAGTCCCCCAGCACCGGAAGAAAACACTCACCCAACTGAAGAAATCGTTCTTCCTAAAGTTGAAGATGTACCACCAGTTGAAGTGATTGCCCAACCAGTAGCTACTGTTGTTGATCGTTCTTCTTTCCAAGTATATGTCCGAGTTAAACCGTTAGACGAGCAGGATTTGG CTGGAAATCCATCCAGCCGACTAAGAAGCATAACCGTCAGTGGAAATGAGAGAATTATACTTTCAACGCGACCCAgtgcaaaaaaagaaaat CACGGTAGCAAAATATGTTTCGACTTTGACCACGTGCTGCCAGAATCAGCGACGCAGAAAGatgcttatgacgtcacaacccaCTCGCTTGTGGAGCAAGTACTTCTA GGCTATCATGCATGTCTTATTACATACGGATCGGCAAGCACGGGCAAAAGTCATTCCTTATTCGGCAAAGCAAGCAGTGGGAAATATAAAGGATTGATAATACGTGCTGCTGAAACATTGTTGCATT CTATCGAGAAGGAAACCGTAGAAAACATCAAATGCAAGTTGACAATGTCTTTCATCCAAGTTTACAACGAAAAGTTCTACGATATTTTG GACCCTTCTGCTACGGACAACATACGGTTTCACGAGTTTGCCGATGCGTCACCGCTTGAGGGGGTGACAGAGATGCCAGTTCAGACGGTAGATGACGTAACGAAGCAACTGCGACGAAATCCGAACCGAG TGCGAGATGCTGGCCGCAGTCACACAGTCTTCACTCTTCATTACAAAAAGGAAGAAACAGACTTTGAAAAGAACACCATCCAGGTGACCGATGGAAGACTGGAGTTCGCCGATTTGGTCGGAGTTAACCGG TCGACAAAGCACTCAACACATGACGTTAGCGGGAATAGCGCAAACGCAAAGGCGAACAAATCACTACAAGTTTTCGGAAACGTCGTTTTAACTTTGGCCGAATCTTCGCCACAATCAACGCCATACAA GGATTCAAAGCTGACTCGTTTACTGCGTGAAGCTTTGGGTGGAAACTGCATTACTCGTCTACTGGTTGCTGCTTCACCTTGTCCCAACTTAACTCATGAAACTTTCTGCTGTTTGCAATTCGCTCAGCGGGCTATGACAGTGGTTAACCATCCAGAAGCACATATTTCGTTCAAAGAAATTCCAATACAGATG CCTGAAGTTCCTGGTATTGACACTGGGGAAAATACTGACTCCGTCCAGATTGAATCCAACACTTCAACATCGCTTCCTCCAATCAACTTGAAATCAGGATTCGCAACTCCAGATCTTCCGGATGCGgcaaaagagaaaaaaagacCATCTAAAGATGATCGGGAGAAAGATAGCtctaaaaagaagaaaaagggGAAAGGGAAGGCTTCCATTGAAGTCCCGATGACCGAAGGTGAAAATTCAGGTTCACCACCTTTGTACTGGCAAATTAACAAAGATGGAACTAACATTGTGTCCGGAGGTAAAGTACTCACTCTTCCCCATATAGACACACCGGATGTTGCTCGTAAAGATACAACTTCATTATCTGATCTCGCAACTCTTGAGGCTGTGACTAAATCTcgacaaaaaaacattggCAAGCGGCAACAAACCAACGAAATTACTGATACTTCCAAAATTTCAACAGAACATGGTAGCTCTAGATCCCCTACCCCACCGAAGGAAGCCTTTTCTAAAGTAATTGATGGAAGGCAGAGAAATTCTGTTCCTGTTGCTCTTAGAAAAGATGAAAGAAAGGAAGCGTTTGGTCTTCCTCCAAACTCCAGGAGTCCGCACCTTTTAAACGGAAGAAGCAACTCCCAGATGAAGTTGAGTCGTCCTTCATCATCATCTTCCACATCAGAGTCTTCAGGATGTTGCTCCAAGTGTATCGAGCGAGAAGACAAGATAAAGAACGATTATGATCGGATGATTCTGTTTTCTAAGAAAGATAGG gatgCAAAACAAGCAAAGATTACACAACTTGAACAACTATTGGTTAAGATTCAAAATGAAACTGCACCATTATCAGAATTCCAAGCATTACgtgaaaataaagtaaaagatCGCCAGCGAATT GAGAAACTACTGGGTGAGCAGGCACGACTTGAGGCTTTGTTGGAAGgttgtaaaagtaaaatgtcgCAGATGGTTAGTTTGACTGAGGTTGCTAACCTACAAGAATTAAGACGTAAAGAAAGTAATGTTATG GAAGTGCAAAAGAAAAAGATTGAAGAACTAAGTAAGAATTTACAAGAACAAACCAAGGGGGCCACTTTAATGTTAGCCAAGAAAACTGAACAAATTTCGCAACTACAAGCGGatttgaaaaagttaaaaagtgaaaCTAAGACAAAG GAACTTGAAGCAAAATCTGCATTCAGTGACTGCCAgagtaatttaaacaaatcgAACTTGGAGCGAGAAAAAGTGACGGTTAAATATGAGAATGCTGCAAGAGAAACAAGCATTAAGTTAAAGTCTGCACTAAAGGAAGTGGAAACgttaaaaaatgaacttaATAAGAATAAGTTGGTTGAAAAACAACAA CTTACTGGATCGACACAGGCTACTGCTGCAGTTGTGCTCGCCACATCTAAGTCAGATACAGAGTTAATGAAAGggaatgtaaaaaaatcgtttgCTGAAGTTGGTATCAACACAGAAGATTATAGAGACCGATTAAGTG GTCTTGCATAttatgttcattgtttaaaatgtgcgGCAACTCGTGCTATGGAGTCTGGGGAGTTGGGGGATGCCCCTGATGTGAGAGATGCTGAGCTAAGTATCCTTTTAACGCAGGATGCGAAAAATCGAGAAGTTCTTATACAGTT GAAAAGGGAAAGAAATCTTTTGCGAGACGTCATGAAAATAATGTACTGCCGACAATGGTTCACAGAAGAGGGAAAACCCCATGTAAAACGGACATTGCGGCGAGTAGGAATTGACACAagagaattaaaaatattacaagcccttcctgtttaa